ACCACGCAGCTGGCTCTGTAGGATGAGATTCAAAAATTGATGAAAGAGGTGCTTTACAATGGGCAACAAGAAAAAGATGACAGTTTTGGATTTCCAGAAGTACAAGGACGAGGGCCGCAAGTTCTCCTTCGTAACGGCCTACGACTACACCACCGCTAGCATTGTCAACGAGAGTGACTGCGAGATCATCCTGGTGGGCGACTCCCTGGGCATGATTATGCTGGGCTACAACACGACGGTGCCTGTGACGGTGGACGACATGATCCACCACATCCGCCCGGTGGTCAAGGGCGCTCCGGACACCTTCATCATCGGAGATATGCCGTTTGGCTCCTACAACGTCAGCAAGGAGCAGGCCATTGAGACAGCCAACCGGATCACCAAGGAGACCCTGTGCGACTGCGTGAAGCTGGAGGGCGGCGCGAACATGGCTCCCACGATCCGCGCGATGGTGGACGCCGGCATCAATGTGATGGGCCACATCGGTATGACCCCGCAGACCGCCACCTCTTTCGGCGGCTTTAAGGTGCAGGGCGGCACGCCTGAGTCTGCCCGGAAGCTGATTGAGGACGCCAAGGCTCTGGAGGCCGCGGGCGTGTTCGCCATGGTTGTGGAGTGCGTTCCCAGCGTGGTGGCCAAGGCCATGCAGGAGGAAGTGCATGTGCCCATCCTGGGCATTGGCGCCGGTCCTTATGTGGATTGCCAGGTGCTGGTGACGCAGGACCTGCTGGGCATGTACGGCGACTTCAAGCCCAAGTTCGTCAAGCACTTCGCCAACATCCGCGCCGAGATGATCAAGGGCCTCAACCTCTTCCACGAGGAAACCCTCAGCGGTGCTTTCCCCACGCCCGAGTACTCCTTCAACAAGGCCGTGGAGATTCCCTCTGTTTACGGTCCCGGCAACAACTGAGATTTGCTTCTAAGGCCCGCGGTGGTTTTTCCACCGCGGGCCTTCTTTCTGCCTTCTCTTCATAACATCCCGCCCCGAAGCCTTTCACCTCCGGCTGGTCTGATCTGACTTCTTACTGATCTGGCGCTGTCACCGCCAGACCATTGACCTCAATTCCTTCTTCAATAGGAATCAGAATGTACTTCTTTCCATCAATCATCCGCGCCTGTGCCAGATGGCTGTATTCTGGGTTGATCCGGACAGCCGCCTGTGCTGTTTTGATCTCGAACCGCCCTGCATCCAAAATGTTTTCCGGGTATAACACCGTACCAGAGCCAAATTGCTCTGAGCACCGCTGCTCAAAGGCGGTGATCCGCTCTTCCGGAACGCCACATTCCCGTAAAGTATTTTTCATTTCTCCCACGCTTATGGTAAGCGGTTCTGGAATTTTACACTCCTTATGCTGCTCCAGCTTACCAGAGAGATGCTCGTGAATGGCCTGTGCAACCCCAAAGCTGTATGTATCCTCCAGCGCCTCGGACAAGGCTGTCTGAAACGCCTCCTTCTGCTCAGCGGCCGACATAGGTGGGTCAATATGGAACACCGCGTCAATAAATTCCTGATGCAGTTCCCCGCTCTTTTGTGAATAGAACAGCGCGTCGTAAATATTAGCTGACCTGTCATCGAAGGCCGGAAATACAAAGCCAAGCTCCGGCGCCATGACGGTCTGCCGCGCGGTGCAGTGGAACTCGTTATCCCCGGGAAAATAGTTCAGCTCCACTTTCCCCAGCTTTACCGGACAAACCGCACATACAATATAGGAGAACACCTCGTCCGAGGCATCCTGCTGAAACTCCCCATCTCCGCCTTTATGCGGCACATCATAGGTATCGTGCGCCAGCAACAGAACATAGGGGCGCCCATCCATGTCCAGGCTCCCTATGACCTTTTGGTAAAAGTTCCTTCGGATTTCTCCGTCCTGCAGCTCAGAGTCCCGAAGATTCATCAGCAGCCGGTGCTCTTCACTGTCCATAACCTGCTGGGTGGAAAACACAATATCAATCAAGTTTTTTCCCAGTGTACCAGACATGGTCTTTTTCAAAAGTCCCAGATATTGCTCGACCTCTTCCTGAGGCAGCATTCCAAGAGGCTCCTCCAAATCGGAGACCAACTCGCCGCCGCTGTTAACAAAGCACCCGTAAATACGGCTGACAGCATTTTTTTCCGGTCGCCAGCGTCGGCGCAGTTCACTTAACTCTCTTTGGTTCATTTGATTCCTCACAATCTTCGTGGTCACGGCAGTCCCCATAGGTCCTGCCGTATCTTTGATTTTAAAGGCATGTTTTTTTATTGTAGCGGAATTTTGAGGAAAAAACAATCGCATCCGTAACGAATTTGTCAACGACGGCAGCTTAAAAATCTCTACTCTTATAGATTCTTATAGATTATGAATACCTAAGGGTCAGAGGTAAACGTCCGCCGCCGCCAAAAAGCTGTCACCGCCGCGCTTCTGAGCAATTCCTTACGGGCCCGTTATTTTTTTGTTACTTTTTTGCTTTTTTCTCCCACACATTTCCGGTCCTCTCCCGTCGTTTTTCGTCTAAGGTGGGGACTGAGTACCTTTTTTCTCCGCAAAAACTTGACAAGAGTGGGAGCGCGGTGTATACTAGGTCCAGTTTTCCAATCGGTAACAAAAGTAACAACTTGTTTCCACTCGTAAGACCTTCCCGATTGGGAAGACCTAAGGAGGTATGGTTTTGAAACATCATTTACAAAAAACGACGCATGAACGTCTGATTACACTCTTTTCCTTTGCTGTCGTGCTGGTCGCCAGTTTAGGCGCTACCACCTGGTCCAATGCTTTGTATATTCTTACCGGTGTAGAGGACGCCGCCATTGTTCTGGATGGTTCCCAGGAGGCTCCTGATTTGGGCAGCCGCATGGTCTACACCTCCTCTGGACGTTCGGGCTACGATGTCACGCTCAGCTCCGGGCAGCAGGTCCTGATTGAGCGGGATGGCGAGACTCTCTCCACCCGGTGCAAAACAGAGACCATTTCCCAACTGCTCGACCGAATGGGGATCACCCTCTCTCCTCTGGAGATGGTAGCGGTGGACCTGTCTGGAGAGGAGATTGTTCTCTCTGTCAGCGAGGACGTCACCTATTATGACCAAGTCAGTGAGCCGGCGTCCTTTGAGACGGTCCGTGTGGCCAACCCCGATTTGCTGGAAGGCACCGAGAACGTTGTGCAGGAGGGCGCGGACGGCGTCCGTACCTCTATTTATGAAGTGGTGTGGTCCAACGGTCAGCAGATCAGCCGCCAGTTTGTAGAGGAACTGGACAGCACCGCAGTGGATCAGATTATTGAGTACGGCACTGCCAAGCCGCAGCCTGAAATGGGTTCCGATCTCGGCAAGCCTGTTGATATCAAGAAAAATGCCGATGGCAGCGGCACCCTGCGCTTTGCGGACGGCAGTACCCTGAACTTTTCCGGTGCCAAGACGATGACAGCCACCGCATACACCGCCGGACACGGCGGCGCGGATTATACCACTGCTACAGGCACATTTGTTCAGGTTGGTACCGTGGCAGTGGACAAAAATGTGATTCCCCTGGGTACACGGATGTTTATTGTTACCAACGACGGCATCGTTTATGGAATGGCCGTTGCTGAGGATACCGGTGTGCGGGGTAATGTGATTGATCTTTATTATGGCACCTATCGGGAGTGTATTGAGTTTGGCAGGCGGAGCTGTACCGTCTATATCCTGGAATAATTTTTAAAATGCAAAAGGATGCCCCGGCACAGCGTGCCGGGGCATCCTTTTCTATATCAAAGTCACGTTTTTGCGGTCAATTTTTTTTGCAAGATCATACCTTTTTTCCTGCAAATTCGCATTTTTTCCGCCTAAGCTGCCTTTTCTTGTAAGTTTTTTCGAAGAAAACCGTCAAAAGAGCAAAAAAACTTTGGTATGCTCCGCGCTTTTCGTTGTTATTTATGCTAGACATTTCATGGGAAAACGATTACAATTGGCACCGAAATGAGCGGGATGTATGTGTGTAGGGTCTCGCTCAAAACAGGTTCCGGTAGATCCGGGCCTAAAATAAAAGGAGGAATTGACGTGATTACATTCTTCGTCTGCCTGGCACTTTTGATTGTGGGCTTCCTGGTATACGGCAAGCTCGTGGAAAAAGTGTTCCACATTGATGACCGGCAGACACCGGCTGTCGCACACCCGGACGGTGTAGACTATGTCCCCATGAAAACCTGGCGTATTTTCCTGGTGCAGTTATTGAACATCGCAGGTCTGGGACCCATCTACGGCGCGATTGCCGGCGCGTGCTGGGGACCTGTGGTGTACCTCTGGATTGTGTTTGGCACCATCCTGGGCGGCGGCGTCCACGACTTCCTCTCCGGCATGATGTCTGAGAGAAACGACGGCAAGTCTATCTCCGAGATTGTTGGACTCTACATGGGCAAGGTCATCACCTTCATTATGCGGGTATTCTCTGTGGTCCTGCTGGTGATGGTGGGCGTGAACTTTGCCAAAGGCCCTGCCGACCTACTGGCACGGCTGACCCCCGATGCGCTTAACGGCACCTTCTGGCTGGCGGTTGTGCTTCTGTACTATCTTGCGGCGACCTTCCTGCCCATTGACAAGATCGTTGGCAAGCTCTATCCCATCTTTGGTATCTGCCTGATCATCATGGCCATCGGCGTTGGCGGCGCAACGCTGATCACCAGCGGCGCGGACATGCCCGAGCTCGGTGCGGCCAGTCTTTCCGCTGTGCATCCCGCTGGCACGCCGAAGTGGGCCATGATGTTCGTCACAGTGGCCTGCGGTGCCGTTTCTGGCTTCCATGCCACCCAGTCTCCCATGATGGCCCGTTGCATCACCAGCGAAAAAGAGGGCCGCACTGTATTCTATGGGGCCATGGTGGCCGAGGGCATTATCGCTCTGATCTGGGCTGCTGCTGGTGTGACCTTCTACACCCATGGCGGTTCCCTCCTGGATGGCATGGCCGGTCTGAGCGGCGCCATCTCCGCCCAGGGCCAGGGCGGTGTTGTCTATGACATCTGCACCACTCTGCTTGGGCCTGTCGGCGGTGTTCTGGCTATGATCGGCGTGATTGCCTGCCCCATCACCTCTGGCGACACGGCATTCCGTTCGGCCCGTCTGACGATTGCCGACTGGTTCCACATTGATCAGTCCGACACAAAGAAGCGCGCTATGCTGGCGGTGCCTCTGCTGGCGGTGGGCGCGATCATTGTGGTGGCTCTTCCTTGGGAGGTTCTTTGGCGTTACTTCTCCTGGTCCAATCAGACCCTCGCTATGATCGTGCTTTGGACCGGCGGCGTGTTCCTGTACCGCTTCGGTTTCCCGCCGATTGCCTGCCTGATGGCCGCGCTGCCTGCCACGTTCATGACCGCAGTCTCTGTGACCTATTTCTTCCAGGCTCCCGAGTGCCTGAACTTGTCCACCTCCATCGCCTATCCCGTGGGCATTGTGGTGGCTGTAGCACTGTTGATCCTCTTCTGCGTCAAGACCTTTGGCAGCAAGAAATCCAATGACCTGCGCAGCGCGCAGAGCAAATAAGACTTCAACACCCCCCCGCCTGTAGGCGGGGGTGTTGTGTTTTTTCTTCACCCGTGGCTGTGGGCAAGGCTTTTACAGTCGCTGCAGTAAGGCGGGAAGCTCCTCCAGAGTACGCACAGTATAGTCTGGTTTGATGTTTGGACGAGGTGTTGCTCCGTGAGGATTGAACCAGCAGGAACGCAGTCCTGCGTCTCGGGCTCCCCGAATATCAGAGGTGAGGCTGTCCCCCACCATCAGCGCGTCCGCAGCGTCAAAGCCCGGGATTGCAGCAAAGCACGCCTGAAAAAAGGCAGTGCTCGGTTTGTCAGCTCCCATCTTCTCTGAGATGAAGATGTCCTTGAAATATTTTTCAATACCGGCACTTTTCAGCCGGCCGGCCTGGACCGACGCGGCACCGTTACTGGCAAGATACAAATCGTATCTTGAAGAGATGTTCTCCAGCAGCTCCCGAGCGCCGGGTATAAAAAAATGTCCCTGAGAGAGGAATCGCTCGTAGACCTTGCAGACCTCCTGACTGGAGCAAGCGATACCCAATTCTGAAAACAGCAGATCGAACCGGCGGATCAGCACCTGGGAGCGAGTGAGCTTCCCCTCCTCCAACAACTCCCACTGCTGGCGGTTCAGAACGTGGTATCGGTCCAGAATGGCGGGCGTAGGTTCCATTTGAAAGCTGCGGAGAGTCTCCGCCAGGGCCTGTTTCTCTGCCTGATGAAAATCCAGGATCGTATCGTCCAGGTCAAAAAAAATCGTCCTCAGCATGGCTGCACCTCATCCTCTCAATTCTTAGGCTTCAGTGTACCGGATTTCCGGATGGTTGGCAAGCATGGATTTCCACATAGGGTTGGCAGCGGGGAAAAGTTCTGGTATACTGCTGTGGAAAGGCGGGGTTTCATGTGAATTTATGTGACGAGAAAACCATTCGGGAGCTGCTGGGCCGGCACGGCTTCCACTTCTCCAAATCCATGGGGCAGAACTTTTTGATTGATCCCCAGATACCTGCGGATATTGCAGCGGCCTCTGGAGCGGATGAGACCTGCGGCGTGCTGGAAATCGGCCCTGGCATCGGCCCTTTGACGGCGGAGCTTGCCCAGCGTGCTGGGAAAGTGGCGGCGGTGGAGTTGGATCTCTCGCTGCTACCGGTACTCTCAGAGACCATGTCTCCCTATCCCAATGTGGAGATTGTGCCGGGAGACGTGATGAAACTGGACCTGACTGCCCTGGCGGAGGAAAAATTTCAGAACCTTACTCCCCTCGTCTGCGCCAATCTCCCCTACAACATCACAACGCCGGTGCTGACCCGACTTATTGAGGCGCCCTGCTTTGCATCGTTCACCGTGCTCATCCAGCGGGAGGTGGCCCAACGACTGGCTTCCCCACCTGGTTCCAGGGACAGCGGTTCTTTTTCGCTCTTTTTGCAATACTATATGGAGGCGGAGCTGCTCTTCCAGGTCCCCAGGGAAAAATTTCTTCCAGCGCCCAAGGTGACATCCGCCGTGCTGCGGTGTGTCCGGCGGCCCAGGCCGGCGGTTGCCGTGAATGATGAGGCATTTTTCTTCCGCTGTGTGCGGGGAGCCTTTTTGCTACGGCGCAAGACCCTGGCTAATTCTCTCTCTGCCGCTCTTCCAGACTTTTCCAAAGAGTGCATCCAGGAGGCAATCCGCCGCTGCGGATTGCCGGCGGATATCCGCGGCGAGCGGCTGACACTTGAAAACTTCGCGGAGCTCTCTGCGATTTTGGCGGAGTTGGCGCTGTAATCCGCTTGCCTTTTTTGAAAGGTTCCTGTAAAATAGCGTGGTGAACATTACAAAATACTATGGAGGTATGATATGTCTACGAAAGCCTATTTCCCCAGATCTGAAATCGGCCCTGGTAAGGTCGGGTTCTCCAAGACCCGTTCCATCATCGAGGCTCCCTTTTACGGCAACAATGTGATCAAGGTCAACTCCCTGCGGGAGGCCTATGATCTGGCGAAAAACTCCCCCGGCACCGTGGTTACTGATATGCCCGTCTATCGCGGCGAGGAATTTGGCCTGGAACCGGACGCCAAGGTTCTGCTCTTTAACGATGGTTCCATCACCGGCCGCTACGCCCCCGCTCGCCGGATCACCGGCAAGCCCGGCGTAGACACCGCCGCTCTAGATAAAATTCTCATGGACGCGGTTTATGACACCCGCTGGAAAACCATGTACCACGCCGAGGTCTTTATCGGCCTGGACGAGGAATTCATGGTCAAGGCCCATCTGTTGATCCCCGAGGGCGAGGAGAACCTGCTCTATAACTGGATGCTGAACTTCCAGTACCAGTCCGACGAGTGTGTGAAGATGTACAAGCGCTCCAAGAGCGTGGGCTCCGGCCACGAGGCTGACATCTACATTTTCTCTGATCCCCAGTGGACTGGCGCGCCGGGTCAGGAGAACGTGTGCGATCCCAAGTGCCTTTGTTATTTCAACACGGACACCAACTGCGCCGCCATCTTGGGCATGCG
This genomic window from Pusillibacter faecalis contains:
- a CDS encoding DUF4317 domain-containing protein, with product MNQRELSELRRRWRPEKNAVSRIYGCFVNSGGELVSDLEEPLGMLPQEEVEQYLGLLKKTMSGTLGKNLIDIVFSTQQVMDSEEHRLLMNLRDSELQDGEIRRNFYQKVIGSLDMDGRPYVLLLAHDTYDVPHKGGDGEFQQDASDEVFSYIVCAVCPVKLGKVELNYFPGDNEFHCTARQTVMAPELGFVFPAFDDRSANIYDALFYSQKSGELHQEFIDAVFHIDPPMSAAEQKEAFQTALSEALEDTYSFGVAQAIHEHLSGKLEQHKECKIPEPLTISVGEMKNTLRECGVPEERITAFEQRCSEQFGSGTVLYPENILDAGRFEIKTAQAAVRINPEYSHLAQARMIDGKKYILIPIEEGIEVNGLAVTAPDQ
- a CDS encoding G5 and 3D domain-containing protein encodes the protein MKHHLQKTTHERLITLFSFAVVLVASLGATTWSNALYILTGVEDAAIVLDGSQEAPDLGSRMVYTSSGRSGYDVTLSSGQQVLIERDGETLSTRCKTETISQLLDRMGITLSPLEMVAVDLSGEEIVLSVSEDVTYYDQVSEPASFETVRVANPDLLEGTENVVQEGADGVRTSIYEVVWSNGQQISRQFVEELDSTAVDQIIEYGTAKPQPEMGSDLGKPVDIKKNADGSGTLRFADGSTLNFSGAKTMTATAYTAGHGGADYTTATGTFVQVGTVAVDKNVIPLGTRMFIVTNDGIVYGMAVAEDTGVRGNVIDLYYGTYRECIEFGRRSCTVYILE
- a CDS encoding carbon starvation CstA family protein is translated as MITFFVCLALLIVGFLVYGKLVEKVFHIDDRQTPAVAHPDGVDYVPMKTWRIFLVQLLNIAGLGPIYGAIAGACWGPVVYLWIVFGTILGGGVHDFLSGMMSERNDGKSISEIVGLYMGKVITFIMRVFSVVLLVMVGVNFAKGPADLLARLTPDALNGTFWLAVVLLYYLAATFLPIDKIVGKLYPIFGICLIIMAIGVGGATLITSGADMPELGAASLSAVHPAGTPKWAMMFVTVACGAVSGFHATQSPMMARCITSEKEGRTVFYGAMVAEGIIALIWAAAGVTFYTHGGSLLDGMAGLSGAISAQGQGGVVYDICTTLLGPVGGVLAMIGVIACPITSGDTAFRSARLTIADWFHIDQSDTKKRAMLAVPLLAVGAIIVVALPWEVLWRYFSWSNQTLAMIVLWTGGVFLYRFGFPPIACLMAALPATFMTAVSVTYFFQAPECLNLSTSIAYPVGIVVAVALLILFCVKTFGSKKSNDLRSAQSK
- the rsmA gene encoding 16S rRNA (adenine(1518)-N(6)/adenine(1519)-N(6))-dimethyltransferase RsmA, with product MNLCDEKTIRELLGRHGFHFSKSMGQNFLIDPQIPADIAAASGADETCGVLEIGPGIGPLTAELAQRAGKVAAVELDLSLLPVLSETMSPYPNVEIVPGDVMKLDLTALAEEKFQNLTPLVCANLPYNITTPVLTRLIEAPCFASFTVLIQREVAQRLASPPGSRDSGSFSLFLQYYMEAELLFQVPREKFLPAPKVTSAVLRCVRRPRPAVAVNDEAFFFRCVRGAFLLRRKTLANSLSAALPDFSKECIQEAIRRCGLPADIRGERLTLENFAELSAILAELAL
- a CDS encoding YjjG family noncanonical pyrimidine nucleotidase; protein product: MLRTIFFDLDDTILDFHQAEKQALAETLRSFQMEPTPAILDRYHVLNRQQWELLEEGKLTRSQVLIRRFDLLFSELGIACSSQEVCKVYERFLSQGHFFIPGARELLENISSRYDLYLASNGAASVQAGRLKSAGIEKYFKDIFISEKMGADKPSTAFFQACFAAIPGFDAADALMVGDSLTSDIRGARDAGLRSCWFNPHGATPRPNIKPDYTVRTLEELPALLQRL
- the panB gene encoding 3-methyl-2-oxobutanoate hydroxymethyltransferase, producing MGNKKKMTVLDFQKYKDEGRKFSFVTAYDYTTASIVNESDCEIILVGDSLGMIMLGYNTTVPVTVDDMIHHIRPVVKGAPDTFIIGDMPFGSYNVSKEQAIETANRITKETLCDCVKLEGGANMAPTIRAMVDAGINVMGHIGMTPQTATSFGGFKVQGGTPESARKLIEDAKALEAAGVFAMVVECVPSVVAKAMQEEVHVPILGIGAGPYVDCQVLVTQDLLGMYGDFKPKFVKHFANIRAEMIKGLNLFHEETLSGAFPTPEYSFNKAVEIPSVYGPGNN